Below is a genomic region from Streptomyces ferrugineus.
CAGGGCGCGCACGATCGCGACCCGCTGCTGCTGACCGCCGCTCAGCCGATCCGGGTACTCGCCGGCCTTCTCGGCCAGCCCGAGCCGCTCCAGCAGCTCACGCGCGCGTGCCTCGGCCTCGCCGCGGGACAGCCCGTGCACCCGGCGCGGGGCGAGGGTGATGTTCTCCAGGACCGTCATGTGCGGGAACAGGTTGTACGCCTGGAACACCACGCCGATACGGCGTCTTACGGCGTCCTGGTCGACGCGCGGATCGGTGATCTCCTCGCCGTCCAGCCAGATGGCGCCGTCGTCGATCTCCTCCAGCAGGTTCGCGCACCGCAGCAGCGTGGACTTGCCGGAGCCGGAGGCACCGATCAGCGCGGTCACCGTGTGCGGTGCGACCTCCAGGTCGACGTCCCGCAGCACGACCGAGCCGCCGAACGTCTTGCGAACGGACTCCATACGCAGCACAGGTGCGTCGCTCACAGGGCTCCTCCTTGCGCGCGCCGACGGTCCATCCGGGCCGTCACCCAGTCCGTGAAGCGGGTCATCGGGATGGTCAGCGCCACGAAGATCAGGCCCGCCACGATGTACGGCGTGTAGTTGAGGCTGCGCCCCACGATGATGTCCGCGGCCCGTACGGCGTCCACCGCGCCGCCGATCGACACCAGCCCGGTGTCCTTCTGCAGCGACACCAGGTCGTTCAGCAGGGGCGGCACCTGACGGCGTACCGCCTGGGGCAGGACGACGTGCCGCAGGGCCTGCCGGTTGGTGAGGCCGAGCGAGCGGGCCGCAGCGCGCTGCGAGGGGTGGACGGACTCGATGCCCGCACGGAACACCTCGGCCACGTACGCCGAATACGTCAGCGTGAGCGCCGTGCCGCCCAGCAGCACCGGATCGACGGTCACGCCCTGGAGCCGCAGCGCGGGGACGCCGAGGACGACGATCATGAGGTTAATGATGAGCGGAAGGCCCCGGAAGAAGTCCGTGTACGCGGCCGCCAGCACCCGCAGCGGAAAGAACACCGGGCCGCGCAGGGTGCGGGCGACGGCGATGAGCATGCCGAGGACCAGCACGCAGACGCCGCAGACCAGCAGCAGTCGGACGTTGAGCCAGAGCCCTTCGAGGACCTTGGGGAACGCCTCGCGCGCGTACTCCCGGTCGAAGAACGTCTCCTTGGTGCGCGGCCAGCCGGGTGCGTTGACCACGACCAGATAGAGGACGACGCCGGTGACCAGGGTGGAGAGGGCGGCGACGGCGGTGGCGCGGCGGGCGCGGGCGCGCTTGTGGCGCTCGCGGTCGAGACGCCGCTGCGAGGGGACGTAACCGTCGTCGCCCGCGTCGGACATGCCGCCGTTGTCGTCCGCGCCCTCCTGGCCGGACTCCTTCTTCGTGACCGTCACTTGAGCACCGGCGCGTCGACGGCGTCGGACAGCCACTGCTGCTCGAGCTTGTCCAGGGTGCCGTCCTTGCGCAGGGCGTCCACGGCGTCCGTCA
It encodes:
- a CDS encoding amino acid ABC transporter permease, translated to MTVTKKESGQEGADDNGGMSDAGDDGYVPSQRRLDRERHKRARARRATAVAALSTLVTGVVLYLVVVNAPGWPRTKETFFDREYAREAFPKVLEGLWLNVRLLLVCGVCVLVLGMLIAVARTLRGPVFFPLRVLAAAYTDFFRGLPLIINLMIVVLGVPALRLQGVTVDPVLLGGTALTLTYSAYVAEVFRAGIESVHPSQRAAARSLGLTNRQALRHVVLPQAVRRQVPPLLNDLVSLQKDTGLVSIGGAVDAVRAADIIVGRSLNYTPYIVAGLIFVALTIPMTRFTDWVTARMDRRRAQGGAL
- a CDS encoding amino acid ABC transporter ATP-binding protein; this translates as MESVRKTFGGSVVLRDVDLEVAPHTVTALIGASGSGKSTLLRCANLLEEIDDGAIWLDGEEITDPRVDQDAVRRRIGVVFQAYNLFPHMTVLENITLAPRRVHGLSRGEAEARARELLERLGLAEKAGEYPDRLSGGQQQRVAIVRALAVRPRLLLLDEITAALDPELVGEVLTVVRDLKADGMTMVLATHEMGFAREVADQVCFLDGGVVLERGTAEQIFGDPQQKRTRRFLRRIVEAGRL